The proteins below are encoded in one region of Microbacterium pygmaeum:
- a CDS encoding cysteine desulfurase-like protein, translated as MSLDIVALRAQFPSLKSGIAHFDGPGGTQTPAVVGDAIARTLTGPLSNRGAAIVSEQNADRAVVDFRHAIADLLGADPSGVVYGRSATQLTYDFSRALAKTWVEGDEIVVTQLDHDCNVRPWVQAAQAIGAVVRWLRLDPQSAELRLDDLDEVVTDRTRLVAVTAASNLLGTKPAVATIAARAHAVGALVYVDGVHYTAHASVDVVALGADFFVCSPYKFFGPHCAALAASPALLESLTPDKLLPSTDVVPERFELGTLPYEIMAGATAAVDFIAGIAPAGSTRRERLIAADHLINASELELRGRLEAGLASFGDRVVAHSRAAERTPTLFLTFPERDAGEVSRLLAQRNILAPAGTFYAYEPFRALHLPVDAGLRVGLAPYNDDAEIDRLLEALSYAL; from the coding sequence GTGAGTCTGGACATCGTGGCGCTGCGGGCGCAGTTCCCTTCGCTGAAGTCGGGCATCGCGCACTTCGACGGACCGGGCGGCACGCAGACGCCCGCGGTCGTGGGCGATGCGATCGCCCGCACGCTCACCGGGCCGCTCTCGAACCGCGGCGCCGCGATCGTGAGCGAGCAGAACGCCGACCGTGCGGTCGTCGACTTCCGCCACGCGATCGCCGATCTGCTCGGCGCCGATCCGAGCGGAGTCGTCTACGGGCGCAGTGCCACGCAGCTCACGTACGACTTCTCCAGAGCACTGGCCAAGACCTGGGTCGAGGGCGATGAGATCGTCGTCACGCAGCTCGACCACGACTGCAACGTCCGGCCGTGGGTGCAGGCGGCGCAAGCCATCGGTGCGGTGGTGCGCTGGCTCCGACTCGATCCGCAGAGCGCCGAGCTGCGGCTCGATGATCTCGATGAGGTCGTCACCGACCGGACGCGACTGGTCGCGGTGACGGCGGCGTCCAACCTGCTCGGCACCAAGCCGGCGGTCGCGACGATCGCGGCCCGTGCGCACGCGGTCGGCGCGCTCGTGTACGTCGACGGGGTCCACTACACCGCCCATGCGAGCGTCGACGTGGTCGCCTTGGGAGCGGACTTCTTCGTCTGCTCGCCGTACAAGTTCTTCGGACCGCACTGCGCCGCGCTTGCTGCGTCTCCCGCGCTGCTCGAGTCACTGACGCCCGACAAGCTGCTTCCCTCGACCGATGTGGTGCCCGAGCGATTCGAGCTGGGAACGCTGCCGTACGAGATCATGGCCGGGGCCACGGCTGCCGTCGATTTCATCGCCGGCATCGCGCCCGCCGGGAGCACGCGCCGAGAGCGGCTGATCGCAGCCGATCACCTCATCAACGCGTCGGAGCTCGAGCTGCGCGGGCGTCTCGAGGCCGGATTGGCATCGTTCGGCGATCGTGTCGTCGCGCACTCGCGCGCGGCCGAGCGCACCCCGACTCTCTTCCTCACCTTTCCGGAGCGAGACGCTGGAGAGGTGTCACGCCTGCTGGCGCAGCGGAACATCCTGGCACCGGCCGGCACGTTCTACGCGTACGAGCCGTTCCGAGCGTTGCACCTGCCGGTCGACGCCGGCCTGCGCGTCGGCCTTGCCCCCTACAACGACGACGCGGAGATCGATCGCCTTCTCGAGGCGCTGAGCTACGCGCTCTGA